In a single window of the Hoyosella subflava DQS3-9A1 genome:
- a CDS encoding iron-containing alcohol dehydrogenase, with the protein MIPYSIQVFAYKQLQSALKISAKILNFRQPELFSGPGSSLDLCDHIAKSGVRKVLLVSDEFLLQIGLLQPMIDRLESHGVNVVAYTGVEPDPTIEQVEAGLAMLRQHGSEAVLAVGGGSSIDAAKMVAARARNPHKIVHMGGLFRVIMPPLPLYAVPTTAGTGSEATIGAVISDPETTRKFVVMDPKLVPLAAALDAALMTGLPAAGTTATGMDALTHAVEAYLSNNATSDTDAEALEATRLVVENLPQVLQDGTDLEARQRMAIASYKAGVAITTAGIGWVHAISHNLGALYHLPHGYLNAIILPRVLDLYRPVCQARLADLARVSGLEGTDESALADAFIAHVRALNVQFGIPTQVDKLQDADIAQIVERAMSETHWNYAVPVYMDKSRTELMVRDMLPETA; encoded by the coding sequence GTGATTCCGTACTCGATCCAGGTATTCGCCTACAAACAACTTCAGTCCGCACTGAAGATCAGCGCGAAGATCCTGAACTTCCGGCAGCCAGAATTGTTCAGCGGACCGGGGTCGTCGCTCGATCTGTGCGACCACATCGCGAAGTCCGGCGTCCGCAAGGTGCTGCTCGTCAGCGATGAGTTTCTGCTGCAGATCGGGTTGCTCCAACCCATGATCGACCGCCTCGAGTCGCACGGCGTTAACGTCGTCGCGTATACCGGCGTCGAGCCTGATCCTACGATCGAGCAGGTCGAGGCCGGTCTTGCAATGCTTCGTCAGCACGGCAGCGAAGCAGTACTGGCAGTCGGGGGCGGCTCGTCGATCGACGCCGCCAAGATGGTCGCCGCGCGCGCCCGGAACCCGCACAAAATCGTCCACATGGGTGGCCTGTTCCGCGTAATCATGCCGCCGCTGCCGCTCTATGCCGTTCCGACGACTGCGGGCACCGGGTCAGAAGCGACGATCGGGGCGGTGATCTCGGACCCGGAAACAACCCGGAAATTCGTCGTCATGGACCCGAAGCTCGTACCGCTCGCCGCCGCGCTGGACGCCGCCCTGATGACAGGTCTCCCAGCAGCGGGAACCACTGCAACCGGCATGGATGCATTGACTCACGCGGTCGAGGCATACCTCTCCAACAACGCAACTTCGGACACCGACGCCGAAGCACTCGAGGCGACGCGGCTGGTCGTCGAGAACCTTCCTCAGGTGTTGCAAGATGGCACCGATCTCGAGGCACGCCAGCGCATGGCGATTGCGTCCTACAAGGCCGGCGTCGCGATCACGACCGCGGGCATCGGCTGGGTGCACGCGATCTCGCACAATCTCGGCGCCCTGTATCACTTGCCGCACGGGTACCTCAACGCCATCATCCTGCCGCGCGTTCTCGATCTTTATCGACCGGTATGCCAAGCGCGCCTAGCGGATTTGGCGCGGGTGAGCGGACTCGAGGGCACGGACGAGTCTGCTCTGGCGGATGCGTTCATTGCGCACGTCCGCGCACTGAATGTCCAGTTCGGCATCCCCACACAGGTCGACAAACTCCAGGACGCCGACATCGCGCAGATCGTCGAACGCGCCATGAGCGAAACCCACTGGAATTACGCGGTTCCGGTCTACATGGACAAGTCGCGGACTGAGCTGATGGTCCGCGACATGCTCCCGGAAACGGCCTGA
- a CDS encoding fatty acid desaturase has product MTAIDVVRQRALSEEIQDLYARTKAKVGEEDLAHIRAVSAYSKAIDARRRELLRSGGPKAVSRAVVLEMLYRLLQFSELGHNIIHGSYDHLPNAGEFHSDRYDWDFNVDIAEWKVMHHEGHHPNTNILGRDHDLGYSVVRAQAGQDWFGHHALQLLLVGGATPFFTQVAPFVVSNAARQMTNSPFFSVDTLRVPAKVAYRDTVRRLITEPRAAGSRFLPTLLGNHVGGVVGYLAVLFLVIIEHHAGDVEVFPEPGPDETRDQYYTRQIRATRNFLRNDKLDSMLQRILEEEVPFENRPDFRIFYGGLDTHVEHHLFPDLPPNRQREIAPQVKDIALRHGLPYHETPIGDTAALLVQALTGLSVPVGERENSSPLRLLKQPLSLARRVVAGAKYRMLPDGPYLAKPRWYNVPTRVVATQELADGRARLVRLERPHGWDDVRWDAGAFISVRVEHRGESLVRQYSLVNDSDGSDTMDICIKRVDGGRVSNLLNDTLNSGAYVTLVGAPASTGGLIMTEIPAKSLFVAGGVGITPIISQLRRIARERNASEPGAEPAERPSDTGAEPAERPSDAVLLYFNRDKQSTLFEREIRELGRKVGIRVHLFTGELASATLIEQLVPDAHERETFVCAPSGLVDAVRGYLTDMGQPAPLFHTESFTPPELVRPVDDGRRYTVTFRRSDRKVEIDGATTLLEAATRAGISVPTGCRRGLCRACVTPKLSGTTQNEDSGTEVQRITVCDSLACSDIDLDL; this is encoded by the coding sequence ATGACCGCCATCGATGTCGTCCGACAAAGAGCCCTCTCAGAGGAAATCCAGGACCTCTACGCCCGCACAAAGGCGAAGGTCGGCGAAGAGGACCTTGCCCACATTCGTGCCGTCAGTGCCTACTCGAAGGCAATCGACGCCCGGCGCCGCGAACTGCTCCGCTCGGGCGGCCCGAAGGCGGTGAGCCGGGCGGTGGTTCTCGAGATGCTGTATCGGCTTCTTCAGTTCTCCGAGCTGGGCCACAACATCATTCACGGTTCCTATGACCACCTGCCGAACGCGGGTGAGTTTCATTCCGACCGCTACGACTGGGACTTCAACGTCGACATTGCCGAGTGGAAGGTGATGCATCACGAGGGACATCATCCGAACACGAACATTCTCGGCCGGGACCACGATCTCGGGTATAGCGTCGTGCGCGCTCAGGCCGGACAGGACTGGTTCGGCCACCACGCGCTGCAGCTTCTCTTGGTCGGCGGGGCAACGCCGTTCTTCACCCAGGTCGCGCCGTTCGTCGTGTCGAATGCGGCCCGGCAGATGACGAACTCGCCCTTCTTCAGTGTCGATACCTTGCGTGTCCCCGCCAAGGTCGCCTACCGCGACACGGTGCGCCGGCTCATCACCGAACCCCGCGCAGCAGGTTCGCGGTTTCTTCCGACGCTGCTCGGCAATCACGTCGGTGGGGTCGTCGGCTACCTCGCCGTGCTGTTCCTGGTGATCATCGAGCACCATGCCGGTGATGTCGAAGTCTTCCCGGAGCCCGGTCCCGACGAGACGCGCGACCAGTACTACACCAGGCAGATCCGTGCGACGCGGAACTTCCTGCGCAACGACAAACTCGATTCCATGCTTCAGCGCATCCTCGAGGAGGAAGTGCCATTCGAGAACCGACCGGACTTCCGGATCTTCTACGGAGGCCTGGACACTCACGTCGAACACCACCTGTTTCCTGACCTACCACCCAACCGGCAGCGCGAGATTGCGCCGCAGGTCAAGGACATTGCGCTCCGCCATGGTCTGCCTTACCACGAGACGCCGATCGGCGACACCGCGGCGCTGCTGGTGCAGGCCCTCACCGGGCTGTCGGTTCCGGTTGGTGAACGCGAAAACTCGAGCCCGCTGCGTTTGTTGAAGCAGCCGCTGTCCCTCGCTCGACGCGTTGTTGCCGGCGCGAAGTATCGCATGCTCCCCGATGGCCCCTACCTCGCCAAACCGCGCTGGTACAACGTTCCGACGCGCGTCGTCGCGACGCAGGAACTGGCCGACGGTCGCGCCCGGCTGGTTCGGCTCGAAAGGCCGCACGGGTGGGATGACGTGCGATGGGATGCCGGCGCCTTCATCTCGGTGCGGGTCGAGCATCGTGGAGAGTCGCTCGTTCGCCAGTACAGCCTTGTGAACGACAGCGACGGTTCGGACACGATGGACATCTGTATCAAGCGGGTTGACGGCGGACGAGTCTCGAACTTGTTGAACGACACGCTGAACTCAGGCGCCTACGTGACCCTCGTCGGTGCCCCTGCCTCTACCGGCGGCCTCATCATGACCGAGATTCCTGCGAAATCGTTGTTCGTGGCCGGTGGCGTCGGGATCACGCCGATCATCAGCCAGCTGCGACGAATCGCACGCGAACGCAATGCCAGCGAACCAGGAGCGGAGCCTGCGGAGCGACCATCAGACACAGGAGCGGAGCCTGCGGAGCGACCATCAGACGCGGTGCTCCTGTACTTCAACCGCGACAAACAGTCGACGCTCTTCGAGCGCGAGATTCGCGAGCTCGGGCGCAAGGTCGGCATCCGGGTGCACCTGTTCACCGGTGAGCTGGCGTCGGCGACTCTGATCGAGCAACTCGTTCCCGACGCACACGAGCGCGAGACGTTCGTATGCGCCCCAAGCGGACTTGTCGACGCGGTTCGCGGATATCTAACTGACATGGGGCAACCGGCACCGTTGTTCCACACCGAATCGTTCACACCGCCAGAGTTGGTTCGACCCGTCGACGACGGTCGCCGCTACACCGTGACGTTCCGGCGCAGCGATCGCAAGGTCGAGATCGACGGCGCAACAACCTTGCTCGAAGCGGCTACGCGTGCCGGCATCTCAGTGCCGACCGGGTGCCGTCGCGGATTGTGCCGAGCGTGCGTGACTCCGAAGCTGAGCGGGACGACGCAGAACGAAGACTCCGGCACCGAAGTCCAGAGGATCACAGTGTGCGACAGTCTGGCCTGTTCGGACATCGACCTGGATCTGTGA